In Haematobia irritans isolate KBUSLIRL chromosome 1, ASM5000362v1, whole genome shotgun sequence, a genomic segment contains:
- the LOC142237597 gene encoding uncharacterized protein LOC142237597: MSADEIRRLLFRISEINSQCQRVMYDVSGDFDYWAILHNVGESSTSTNRLAVGATLKEKEKNSRRRDRSAKRLQQSLIWVQELADEKKQIVTQLQELIEIKTRQVALETASASIGTGSGSGNGGGGGGASSSGSGNNYSAETKKRKADPISEDGLTYCVCNQASGIVRIVVEIARI; encoded by the exons ATGAGTGCGGACGAAATTCGAAGACTTTTATTTCGTATTTCTGAAATAAATAGCCAGTGTCAAA GAGTCATGTACGATGTTAGTGGTGATTTTGATTACTGGGCAATTTTGCATAATGTTGGCGAATCTAGTACTAGTACAAATCGGCTGGCGGTGGGAGCAACTTTGAAGGAAAAAGAAAAGAATTCCAGAAGAAGAGATCGCTCTGCGAAACGATTGCAACAGAGTTTGATATGGGTCCAAGAACTCGCAGACGAAAAAAAACAGATAGTAACGCAGTTGCAAGAGTTAATTGAAATCAAGACGCGTCAAGTAGCATTGGAAACCGCGTCGGCCAGCATTGGAACAGGTTCTGGTTCAGGAAATGGTGGTGGAGGTGGCGGAGCCAGCAGCAGTGGTTCTGGCAATAACTATTCTGCCGAAACGAAAAAGCGCAAGGCAGATCCAATCAGTGAAGATGGACTTACATACTGTGTGTGCAATCAG GCAAGTGGTATTGTCCGAATTGTCGTGGAGATCGCCAGAATTTAA